A single Natrinema pellirubrum DSM 15624 DNA region contains:
- a CDS encoding DUF5827 family protein, producing MPVPKSEFESLPPCDFYTPAELLEEDRMYTVYEIARLLQGIEPDADIDRETEDILLDWAIPWVMTNAEDLVVAEPRDEDEPGYYGLRE from the coding sequence ATGCCCGTACCCAAATCGGAGTTCGAGAGTCTCCCGCCGTGTGACTTCTACACCCCCGCGGAACTGCTCGAGGAGGACCGGATGTACACCGTCTACGAGATCGCCCGCCTGCTCCAGGGGATCGAACCGGACGCCGACATCGACCGCGAGACGGAGGATATCCTGCTCGACTGGGCGATTCCGTGGGTGATGACCAACGCCGAGGACCTCGTAGTCGCCGAACCCCGCGACGAGGACGAACCCGGCTACTACGGCCTGCGGGAATGA
- a CDS encoding helix-turn-helix transcriptional regulator, whose protein sequence is MNRPGSVGLVVLLVLSSVLAVGTTASLAAGGPGDAVSTTPVEPQTEAAIAPQDSRGLLRQETREFDNTTFEIRVHENGSATWTFRYEQRFTDDENATRTQENFEDFAEEFRANETGLYDRFTNQSRELTQAGMQESGREMEATNFRRSVRVEDQFTPTGVVEMSFTWTNFADVQDDRLVVGDVFDGVPLSAEQAIVIEAGGDLTFRSIEPDDAQYAGGSLTDAESVRWSGKREFIDGRPRVVFDRPDSAAIGDGNTGLLGGNLVPILVGVLLLVVGVVAAVWYRRYGPVSDDESTSDDEPAAPAGGAAAGAGSAVGSADAADDSESIPNEELLTDEDRVVKLIRENGGRMKQVNIVEDTGWSKSKVSMLLSDMEEEGTISKLRVGRENIISLEGFEPEATKSPFEE, encoded by the coding sequence ATGAATCGGCCGGGATCCGTCGGACTCGTCGTCCTTCTCGTTCTCTCGTCCGTCCTCGCCGTCGGCACAACGGCATCGCTGGCGGCCGGCGGGCCGGGCGACGCCGTCTCGACGACGCCGGTTGAGCCACAGACTGAGGCCGCGATCGCACCCCAGGACTCGCGGGGACTGCTCAGACAGGAGACGCGGGAGTTCGACAATACGACGTTCGAGATCCGCGTCCACGAGAACGGCAGCGCGACCTGGACGTTCCGATACGAACAGCGGTTTACCGACGACGAGAACGCGACCAGAACCCAGGAGAACTTCGAGGACTTCGCCGAGGAGTTCCGGGCCAACGAGACCGGCCTCTATGATCGGTTTACCAACCAGTCACGCGAACTGACCCAGGCCGGTATGCAGGAATCCGGCCGGGAGATGGAAGCGACGAACTTCCGGCGATCGGTACGGGTCGAAGACCAGTTCACGCCGACCGGAGTCGTCGAGATGTCGTTTACGTGGACGAACTTCGCCGACGTGCAGGACGACCGGCTCGTCGTCGGGGACGTCTTCGACGGGGTGCCGCTCTCCGCGGAGCAGGCGATCGTCATCGAGGCGGGCGGCGATCTGACCTTCCGGTCGATCGAACCCGACGACGCCCAGTACGCCGGCGGCTCGCTCACGGACGCGGAGTCGGTTCGCTGGAGCGGCAAACGGGAGTTCATCGACGGACGGCCGCGAGTCGTGTTCGATCGCCCCGATTCGGCCGCCATCGGCGACGGCAACACGGGGCTGCTCGGCGGGAACCTCGTTCCGATCCTCGTCGGTGTCCTGCTACTCGTCGTCGGCGTCGTGGCCGCCGTCTGGTACCGACGATACGGTCCCGTCAGCGACGACGAATCGACGTCCGACGACGAACCGGCGGCTCCCGCTGGCGGAGCGGCCGCCGGTGCCGGCTCCGCCGTCGGTTCAGCCGACGCCGCGGACGACTCCGAGTCGATCCCCAACGAGGAGTTACTGACCGACGAGGACCGCGTCGTCAAGCTCATCCGCGAGAACGGCGGTCGGATGAAACAGGTCAACATCGTCGAGGACACCGGCTGGTCGAAGTCCAAAGTGAGCATGCTGCTCTCCGACATGGAAGAGGAAGGCACGATCAGCAAACTCCGCGTCGGCCGCGAGAACATCATCAGCCTCGAGGGGTTCGAACCCGAGGCGACCAAGTCGCCGTTCGAAGAGTAG
- a CDS encoding recombinase family protein, whose protein sequence is MNHLGVKPRGTRLVSSVDVESGASLARNQYNDLRDELNEYDVVVSTEIDRLGRSFSELASFVEELRDRGIGLDLVEQPVDTTGKEDWMGDLMLNILITFADAERRMIKDRVQQGIDKARRDGKRVGRPPFGYDVEDGFMYQVPDEYARAQNFIREVKKGRSKRATAEFFEIPESAIQSILKRSEQNYEIAFDNNEWRIERAKLRLGRKI, encoded by the coding sequence GTGAACCACCTCGGGGTCAAGCCCCGAGGCACTCGCCTTGTTTCCTCTGTAGACGTCGAGTCAGGCGCATCTCTCGCCCGGAATCAGTATAATGATCTTCGAGATGAACTCAATGAATACGACGTAGTAGTTTCAACAGAGATCGATAGGCTCGGCCGATCATTCAGCGAACTCGCGTCTTTCGTTGAGGAACTCCGTGATCGAGGGATTGGTCTAGATTTAGTGGAACAGCCAGTTGATACGACAGGGAAAGAAGACTGGATGGGCGATCTAATGCTGAACATCCTCATCACGTTCGCAGATGCAGAGAGGAGGATGATCAAAGACCGCGTTCAGCAAGGTATCGACAAAGCCCGCCGTGACGGAAAGCGCGTCGGTCGTCCGCCGTTCGGCTACGACGTTGAGGACGGGTTCATGTACCAGGTTCCAGACGAGTATGCCCGCGCACAGAACTTCATTAGGGAAGTGAAGAAGGGTCGGTCGAAGCGAGCGACTGCAGAATTCTTCGAAATCCCCGAGAGTGCTATCCAGTCGATCTTGAAGCGTAGTGAGCAGAACTACGAAATCGCGTTCGATAATAACGAGTGGCGGATCGAGCGAGCAAAGTTGAGGCTGGGGAGAAAGATTTAG
- a CDS encoding MBL fold metallo-hydrolase, protein MIANLAQGVQVFTSNVFLVDGDRPVVIDTGANFDVVAAARNHVDDLEAVILTHTHRDHVGNLAAVKDAFGVDAWGFDPSIDGVDHAIDDEATVRLGDHEYVALHTPGHKNDHLCFYSESAGVLFAGDLIFQNGSFGRTDLEEGDRATLIESIDRVRERIDPDLAEMHTGHGPSVTTDPYDHVELSARMARQS, encoded by the coding sequence ATGATTGCCAATCTCGCGCAGGGTGTCCAGGTGTTTACCAGCAACGTCTTCCTCGTCGACGGCGACCGACCCGTCGTCATCGATACCGGTGCGAACTTCGACGTCGTCGCGGCCGCTCGTAACCACGTCGACGACCTCGAGGCAGTAATTCTCACTCACACTCACCGCGATCACGTCGGGAACCTCGCGGCAGTCAAAGACGCCTTCGGCGTCGACGCGTGGGGTTTCGACCCGTCGATCGACGGCGTCGATCACGCCATCGATGACGAGGCGACCGTCCGGCTGGGCGACCACGAGTACGTCGCATTGCATACCCCCGGCCACAAGAACGACCACCTCTGTTTCTACTCGGAATCGGCCGGCGTCCTCTTCGCCGGCGATCTGATCTTCCAGAACGGGAGTTTCGGCCGAACCGACCTCGAGGAGGGCGACCGAGCGACGCTGATCGAGAGCATCGATCGCGTCCGTGAGCGGATCGACCCCGACCTTGCAGAGATGCACACCGGCCACGGCCCGAGCGTGACGACGGATCCATACGACCACGTCGAACTCTCGGCGCGGATGGCCCGACAGTCCTGA
- a CDS encoding tyrosine-type recombinase/integrase translates to MKDADQATDPLEDITLIPGPTEELLNERQFLNYRSEREQCLEWLLTFGIDPKTADGYAKTTVSNRAFRMDQFYRWVWEQEGGYTTSLTHDHADNYLRHLAGQQKSNAHKNSCRKALMMLYKWRHHQRGADKWEPEITFSRKNQSTTPRDYLTREERTAIRDASLEYGSVPNRDNVYGDERDQWVAYLAQRFEKPKTEVTEADWERANKWKIPSLVATSLDGGLRPIEVERARTSWVDVDNGVLRIPKEESSKNTEHWIVSLQTQTVEMLDHWLTQRATIEKYDDTDALWLTRRSNPYQTSSLRNLLHRLCEIAEISTENRQMSWYAIRHSTGTYMAREEGLAAAQTQLRHKSPETTMKYDQAPVEDRKNALDRMG, encoded by the coding sequence ATGAAAGACGCGGACCAGGCAACCGACCCCCTCGAAGACATCACGCTCATCCCTGGGCCGACAGAAGAATTACTAAATGAGCGGCAATTCCTCAACTACCGAAGTGAGCGAGAACAGTGCCTTGAATGGCTGTTAACATTCGGTATAGATCCGAAGACAGCTGATGGGTACGCAAAAACAACCGTCAGCAATCGCGCGTTCCGAATGGACCAGTTCTACCGCTGGGTTTGGGAGCAGGAAGGTGGGTACACTACGAGTCTCACTCACGACCACGCTGACAATTACTTGCGCCACTTAGCTGGCCAACAGAAATCAAACGCGCACAAGAATTCGTGTCGGAAGGCCTTGATGATGCTCTACAAGTGGCGTCATCATCAACGGGGTGCAGACAAGTGGGAGCCAGAGATTACGTTCTCCCGCAAAAACCAATCAACGACGCCACGGGATTACTTAACGCGCGAAGAGCGGACTGCCATCCGCGACGCGTCACTGGAGTATGGAAGTGTCCCTAATCGTGATAACGTCTACGGTGACGAGCGAGACCAGTGGGTTGCGTACCTGGCACAACGATTCGAGAAGCCGAAGACAGAAGTGACGGAAGCAGATTGGGAACGCGCGAACAAATGGAAGATACCGAGCCTTGTCGCCACGAGCCTCGATGGTGGTCTACGCCCGATTGAGGTTGAACGCGCACGAACGTCGTGGGTGGACGTCGACAACGGTGTCCTTCGAATCCCGAAAGAAGAGTCCTCGAAGAATACAGAACACTGGATTGTTAGTCTCCAGACCCAGACTGTCGAGATGCTGGATCACTGGTTGACACAACGAGCAACGATCGAAAAGTACGATGACACCGACGCGCTTTGGTTGACGAGAAGGAGCAATCCGTACCAGACCTCGTCACTCCGGAATTTGCTTCACCGGCTCTGTGAGATCGCAGAGATCTCCACAGAGAATCGGCAAATGAGTTGGTATGCCATCCGGCATTCGACAGGAACGTACATGGCGCGTGAGGAAGGACTCGCGGCTGCCCAGACTCAACTCCGTCATAAGTCGCCAGAAACGACGATGAAGTACGATCAAGCACCGGTCGAAGACCGGAAGAACGCGTTAGATCGAATGGGGTAG
- a CDS encoding site-specific integrase, producing the protein MASSKSPADITQQLRRELGDAAEDVQRAYRDLHTWMIDKGKNPRREIGLNESTAKNYLNRLDQLHRFSITYFDPDDPAKIEDEHADNLLLMIDRAEITKQRGKNKGEEYGESTKRKFADTLECYFRWRYYEGTMDYEWESKINFSDEKGESAYRFTYRELGLLFEAAESYGALPSYYDTPVDEREKIDGLVAQRLGIPKEDVTRNDWLHADWSGKVNSMVTVGFDAGLAPIEIGNAETHWYDPKSNTLKIPTEYACKEREKEEIGLSDRSGDVLSGWFQERRHLEKYDGSNKIWLNREGNPYQSGSLCNLLRNLCEEAEIKTDDRKIVWYSLRQTMGRNVTAEGELSEANDQLRHERYETTQEAYNQTPVEKLQLRLNETQRKAEKAAADPEYNPFAEEADATSSTATTNTQPAQETNETTTAVSKTHGGGLHIDAVIPDTTEARVDITRQILQDGTEE; encoded by the coding sequence ATGGCGAGTTCAAAATCACCTGCTGACATCACTCAACAGTTGCGAAGAGAACTCGGTGATGCAGCAGAAGACGTCCAACGAGCGTATAGGGACCTGCACACGTGGATGATCGATAAGGGAAAGAATCCAAGGAGAGAAATCGGACTTAACGAATCGACGGCAAAGAACTACCTCAACCGTCTTGATCAACTCCATCGATTCTCAATCACGTATTTCGATCCGGACGATCCTGCGAAAATCGAGGACGAGCATGCCGACAATCTCCTGTTGATGATTGATCGAGCAGAGATCACGAAACAACGAGGGAAGAACAAAGGCGAAGAGTACGGTGAATCGACGAAGAGAAAATTTGCCGACACTCTGGAGTGCTATTTCAGATGGCGGTATTACGAAGGGACGATGGACTACGAGTGGGAATCAAAAATCAACTTCAGTGACGAGAAAGGTGAATCCGCGTACCGATTCACCTACCGCGAACTGGGACTCTTGTTTGAGGCAGCAGAGTCCTATGGCGCACTCCCATCGTACTACGATACGCCTGTTGACGAACGGGAGAAAATAGATGGCCTCGTTGCACAGCGGCTTGGAATCCCGAAAGAAGACGTGACGCGAAACGATTGGTTGCATGCTGATTGGAGTGGGAAAGTCAACTCCATGGTAACCGTTGGGTTCGATGCTGGACTCGCACCGATCGAAATCGGAAACGCCGAAACGCATTGGTACGACCCGAAGTCGAACACACTCAAAATACCAACTGAGTACGCCTGCAAAGAACGCGAAAAAGAAGAGATAGGCCTGTCAGACAGGTCTGGAGATGTGCTGAGTGGGTGGTTTCAGGAGCGACGTCACCTCGAAAAGTACGATGGGAGCAACAAGATCTGGCTCAACAGGGAGGGAAACCCCTACCAATCCGGGAGTCTCTGTAACCTTCTGCGCAATCTATGCGAAGAAGCAGAGATCAAAACAGATGATCGGAAGATCGTCTGGTACAGTCTCCGCCAGACGATGGGGCGGAACGTGACTGCCGAGGGAGAACTGTCCGAAGCCAACGATCAACTGCGACACGAACGATACGAGACGACACAAGAGGCGTACAACCAGACCCCAGTCGAAAAGCTTCAACTCCGGCTCAACGAAACCCAGCGAAAAGCAGAGAAGGCAGCAGCAGATCCCGAATACAACCCCTTCGCAGAAGAGGCAGACGCGACCTCGTCAACAGCCACTACGAACACTCAACCAGCACAGGAGACAAACGAGACAACTACGGCGGTCTCCAAGACGCATGGCGGCGGCCTCCACATCGATGCGGTGATTCCGGATACGACTGAAGCCCGTGTCGATATCACGAGGCAAATCCTTCAAGACGGGACAGAAGAGTAA
- a CDS encoding Cdc6/Cdc18 family protein: MNHNPSDMQGDGSEDITDQSSESSIVDSILDGKRKTVFENKQLVDSNTIVDHNRIYGRDKQLAAEARAFRDTLDGERPPDLLLYGPSGTGKTLTVKAVAEKVKERATQNKIDFDFIAVNFKTMESHSLDRAVWKLGNQTAKKAGVSWDIPRKGVSTDAKYVRLYEIVDRHFDALVFILDEIDTLTGRASDDEPAYSRLLYSLSRVMAEQHVDTLVSTVVITNHPKFRENLDSHTDSSYNPTGIHFSDYDANELIEILNRRRDAFKDGALDDGVIELVAAYGAKNEGDARRAIDLLRDAGELANRNGETVVTERHVHAANDSVVKNRVLEIVGGMSLQKKLSLYAAAVVADVNNGAAPSPAIYTLYQEICQRTDRDVYTQETVNSHINKAGTYGVLESERTSGGFKSGVHLMFTFTEPVDAVIETLEEDDTFDEIELSTARSIARQSIRST; this comes from the coding sequence ATGAATCACAACCCATCCGACATGCAGGGAGATGGGAGCGAAGATATCACAGATCAGTCTTCTGAGTCATCTATCGTCGATAGCATCCTTGATGGCAAACGAAAAACAGTTTTCGAGAATAAACAACTCGTTGACTCGAACACGATCGTTGATCATAACCGGATCTATGGCCGTGATAAACAACTGGCAGCTGAGGCCCGGGCGTTTCGTGACACCCTCGACGGCGAACGTCCCCCAGATCTCTTACTCTACGGGCCAAGTGGTACTGGGAAAACACTCACGGTGAAAGCGGTCGCTGAGAAGGTAAAAGAACGCGCCACTCAGAACAAGATTGACTTCGACTTTATTGCGGTCAATTTCAAAACGATGGAGTCCCACTCGTTAGACCGCGCTGTCTGGAAACTCGGAAATCAAACCGCTAAGAAAGCCGGCGTCTCCTGGGATATCCCTCGGAAAGGTGTCTCCACCGATGCAAAATATGTCCGCCTCTACGAGATTGTTGACCGGCATTTCGATGCTCTTGTGTTCATACTCGACGAAATTGACACTCTTACTGGTCGCGCTAGTGATGATGAGCCTGCGTATTCTCGGTTACTCTACAGCTTGAGCCGAGTTATGGCCGAGCAGCATGTCGATACCCTCGTCTCAACGGTCGTGATCACGAACCATCCCAAATTCCGCGAGAATCTCGATAGCCACACCGATAGCTCGTACAATCCGACCGGTATCCATTTCTCCGATTATGATGCTAACGAACTCATCGAAATCCTCAACCGCCGACGCGACGCTTTCAAAGACGGGGCACTCGATGACGGCGTCATCGAACTCGTTGCTGCATACGGGGCGAAAAACGAGGGTGACGCACGTCGAGCAATCGACCTACTTCGTGATGCAGGAGAGTTGGCAAACAGGAACGGAGAGACAGTTGTTACAGAGCGGCATGTACACGCAGCCAATGACTCAGTCGTGAAAAACCGAGTGTTAGAAATTGTTGGTGGAATGTCTCTCCAGAAGAAGCTCTCGCTTTATGCTGCGGCCGTTGTCGCGGATGTGAATAATGGCGCGGCACCAAGTCCAGCAATTTACACGTTGTATCAGGAGATCTGCCAACGCACCGACCGCGATGTCTATACACAGGAAACGGTCAACAGCCACATCAACAAAGCAGGAACGTATGGTGTACTCGAAAGCGAGCGGACGAGCGGTGGCTTCAAAAGCGGTGTTCACCTCATGTTCACGTTCACAGAACCAGTTGACGCTGTAATTGAGACACTCGAAGAAGACGATACGTTTGACGAGATCGAGCTATCCACCGCTCGCTCGATTGCGCGACAATCTATCCGTAGCACTTGA
- a CDS encoding RNA ligase partner protein: protein MSGDPPRQRFVLDTSLFITEEIRRDDEGIETAVIRLLDLVATARLELNISCYVPPSIHDELATMLRERDVDDEVFSRLDTWVVRKSPDRYGVTIPANIVYEFIDEMSDRVDRGLRVSEQAIREVEQLDPDELAHGSGDGDREEYMTDADRVVSDLRDKYRRALRQGVLDSREDFDLLILARELDAGVVTEDRGIISWADEFGLRYVRGGQFPTLLEEYRRAAGIDDEG from the coding sequence ATGTCCGGTGACCCCCCACGCCAGCGGTTCGTCCTCGACACGTCGCTGTTCATCACCGAGGAGATCCGACGGGACGACGAGGGGATAGAGACGGCCGTAATCCGCCTACTCGACCTCGTTGCGACCGCGCGCCTCGAACTCAACATCTCCTGTTATGTCCCCCCGTCGATCCACGACGAACTCGCGACGATGCTGCGCGAGCGCGACGTCGACGACGAGGTCTTCTCGCGGCTCGACACGTGGGTCGTCCGCAAGAGCCCCGACCGGTACGGCGTTACCATTCCGGCGAACATCGTCTACGAGTTCATCGACGAGATGAGCGACCGGGTCGATCGGGGGCTTCGCGTCTCCGAACAGGCGATCCGCGAGGTCGAACAGCTCGATCCGGACGAACTCGCCCACGGCTCGGGCGACGGCGACCGCGAGGAGTACATGACCGACGCCGACCGCGTCGTCTCGGACCTGCGCGACAAATATCGGCGGGCACTCCGTCAGGGCGTCCTCGACTCCCGTGAGGACTTCGATCTGCTGATCCTCGCGCGCGAACTCGACGCCGGCGTCGTCACCGAGGACCGCGGGATCATCTCCTGGGCCGACGAGTTCGGCCTGCGGTACGTCCGCGGCGGCCAGTTCCCCACGCTGCTCGAGGAGTACCGACGGGCGGCCGGCATCGACGACGAGGGCTGA
- a CDS encoding RNA ligase yields the protein MDRDAYRERLAATTDDPADLFEHFEERSVAGRTHHVLTAARHGVERGTVVVEDADVVVRGYPSIPRILVLEPGIESFFAGTETVVVEEKLDGFNVRIAAVGGEPLAFTRSGYVCPYTTARARALLDLEPFFERHPETVLCAELIGPETPYTTTDYAGVDSHDVRVFDVRDGESGEPMPVADRRALCRAFDFGQPRCFGRAAPSEAVEIAAAAIADLDAAGREGVVLKSADGESMVKYTTASQHREELAYAFSLPFECGRDFVFSRIVREAFRAAEFAESDDRLRERAHGLGEAILLPMVATIRAVAADEPIGQRHTVRGDPDALEALFDHLREQSLTIEIEADRREDGDRVVAFRKVADSSRDRIRHYLDGGTRDE from the coding sequence ATGGACCGGGACGCGTATCGCGAGCGGCTCGCGGCCACGACCGACGATCCCGCGGACCTCTTCGAACACTTCGAGGAGCGGTCGGTGGCGGGCCGGACCCACCACGTCCTCACGGCCGCGCGCCACGGCGTCGAGCGCGGGACCGTCGTCGTCGAGGACGCCGACGTCGTCGTCCGCGGCTACCCGAGCATCCCGCGGATCCTCGTTCTCGAGCCCGGTATCGAGTCGTTCTTCGCGGGCACCGAGACGGTCGTCGTCGAGGAGAAACTCGACGGGTTCAACGTCCGGATCGCGGCCGTCGGCGGCGAGCCGCTTGCGTTTACCCGAAGCGGCTACGTCTGTCCGTATACGACCGCCCGGGCGCGGGCCCTGCTCGACCTCGAGCCCTTCTTCGAGAGACACCCCGAGACGGTCCTCTGTGCGGAGCTGATCGGTCCGGAGACGCCCTATACGACCACCGACTACGCGGGGGTCGACTCCCACGACGTCCGCGTGTTCGACGTTCGGGACGGGGAGTCCGGCGAGCCGATGCCGGTCGCCGACCGGCGCGCGCTCTGTCGGGCGTTCGACTTCGGCCAGCCGCGGTGTTTCGGGCGGGCGGCCCCGTCGGAAGCGGTCGAGATAGCCGCGGCCGCCATCGCCGACCTCGACGCCGCCGGCCGGGAGGGCGTCGTGTTGAAGTCGGCCGACGGGGAATCGATGGTCAAGTACACGACGGCATCCCAGCATCGCGAGGAACTGGCCTACGCGTTCTCCTTGCCGTTCGAGTGCGGCCGCGATTTCGTCTTCTCGCGGATCGTCCGCGAGGCGTTTCGGGCCGCCGAGTTCGCCGAGAGCGACGACCGGCTCCGGGAGCGAGCCCACGGCCTCGGCGAAGCGATCCTGCTACCGATGGTCGCGACGATCCGTGCGGTGGCCGCCGACGAACCGATCGGCCAGCGCCACACCGTCAGGGGCGACCCCGACGCGCTCGAGGCGCTGTTCGATCACCTCCGCGAGCAGTCGCTGACCATCGAAATCGAGGCCGACCGCCGCGAGGACGGCGACCGCGTCGTCGCGTTCCGGAAGGTAGCCGACTCGAGCCGGGATCGGATCCGACACTATCTCGACGGCGGGACGCGAGACGAGTGA